In Ectothiorhodosinus mongolicus, one DNA window encodes the following:
- a CDS encoding flavin prenyltransferase UbiX: MAKTSVATDKPIALAMTGASGAPYGLRLLQCLLQEGRQVYLMISKPAQVVLGMETDLKLPGRPREIQVHLGELYDAAPDQLQVFDREQWTAPVASGSSPPEAMVVCPCTTATLAAISQGASRSLIERAADVVLKEQRKLILVVRETPFSEIHLEHMLRLARMGVVIMPANPAFYHRPESIEALVDFVVARTLDHLGIANQLIPRWGQSLQED, translated from the coding sequence ATGGCCAAGACTTCAGTGGCAACAGACAAACCTATTGCGTTGGCGATGACCGGTGCATCAGGGGCACCCTATGGGTTGAGGCTGTTGCAATGCCTGCTGCAAGAGGGTCGCCAGGTCTATCTGATGATTTCCAAGCCGGCGCAGGTGGTGTTGGGTATGGAAACAGACCTCAAACTGCCCGGTCGGCCGCGTGAAATTCAAGTGCATTTAGGCGAGCTGTATGATGCAGCGCCCGATCAGCTACAGGTGTTTGATCGCGAGCAATGGACAGCGCCGGTGGCCAGCGGCTCCTCCCCCCCCGAGGCGATGGTGGTGTGTCCCTGTACCACCGCTACTTTGGCTGCCATATCCCAAGGCGCCAGCCGGTCTTTGATTGAGAGAGCGGCCGATGTGGTGCTCAAAGAGCAGCGCAAACTGATCTTGGTGGTGCGCGAAACACCCTTCTCAGAAATTCACCTAGAGCACATGCTGCGCCTAGCGCGCATGGGGGTGGTGATCATGCCGGCAAACCCCGCGTTTTATCATCGTCCAGAGAGTATCGAGGCGTTGGTGGATTTCGTCGTAGCGCGCACCTTGGATCATTTAGGGATTGCCAATCAGCTGATTCCCCGCTGGGGGCAATCGCTTCAGGAAGACTGA
- a CDS encoding LON peptidase substrate-binding domain-containing protein: MMDLAVFPLNTVLFPGGVLPLRIFETRYLDMVRRCMREDQPFGVCLMLAENPGVSAARVCEVGTWGRIVDWEQRSDGLLGITVMGEQRFRICRSWTQPDGLNMAEVEELDWPDEVTLPREYEPLAGLLHRLLQELPEPYRLLQGDLQRAGWVSARLSELLPLELPQKQMLLEMDNHLNRLQLLRETMLGDT; the protein is encoded by the coding sequence CTGATGGACCTCGCGGTGTTTCCGTTAAACACAGTGCTCTTCCCCGGAGGGGTGCTGCCGCTGCGAATTTTTGAAACCCGTTACTTGGATATGGTGCGGCGCTGCATGCGCGAGGATCAGCCATTTGGCGTGTGTTTAATGCTGGCGGAAAATCCCGGAGTCTCGGCAGCTCGAGTCTGTGAAGTTGGGACTTGGGGTCGCATTGTTGATTGGGAACAGCGCAGCGATGGTTTGCTGGGCATCACCGTGATGGGCGAGCAACGCTTTCGGATTTGCCGCAGCTGGACCCAGCCCGATGGCCTGAATATGGCGGAGGTGGAGGAGCTAGACTGGCCAGATGAAGTGACCTTGCCGCGCGAATATGAGCCATTGGCCGGCTTATTACATCGTCTCTTGCAGGAATTGCCAGAGCCCTATCGCCTGTTGCAAGGGGATTTGCAGCGGGCCGGCTGGGTGTCGGCGCGCCTATCAGAGTTGCTCCCTCTAGAACTGCCACAAAAGCAAATGCTTTTGGAGATGGACAACCATCTTAACCGCTTGCAATTGCTGCGCGAGACCATGCTCGGCGACACCTGA